The following are from one region of the Planctomonas sp. JC2975 genome:
- a CDS encoding VOC family protein, protein MEIGQILLHVDDLARATAFYESFTGTAPVYRVAAEGPVYFQLEGVRLVLDRNAPSTSLFYVKARDIHATTERLRAQGAVIVREPHVFFARVDAAAGPPGTVEWHALLRDSEGNLVGLIEHQPPAETGVGASDSSR, encoded by the coding sequence ATGGAGATCGGTCAGATTCTGCTGCACGTCGACGACCTCGCCAGAGCGACGGCGTTCTACGAATCGTTCACCGGCACAGCGCCGGTGTACCGGGTCGCGGCGGAAGGGCCCGTCTACTTCCAGCTCGAGGGGGTGCGCCTCGTGCTCGACCGGAACGCCCCTTCCACATCGCTGTTCTACGTGAAGGCGCGCGACATCCATGCCACGACCGAGCGGCTACGGGCGCAGGGAGCGGTGATCGTCAGAGAGCCGCACGTGTTCTTCGCGAGAGTGGATGCCGCGGCCGGTCCACCGGGCACCGTCGAGTGGCACGCGCTCCTCCGCGACTCCGAGGGCAATCTCGTCGGTCTCATCGAGCATCAGCCGCCGGCGGAAACCGGGGTCGGCGCATCCGATTCGTCTCGTTGA
- a CDS encoding GNAT family N-acetyltransferase encodes MDSAVSIRDAQQDDWPAIWRIIREVAAAQGTFAMDAAPEEHSARSDWMTRAPGRVVVAVADDVVVGTANMYANRRNQGSHVASGSFMVATASRGRGAGRALVRDMIHWAEERGFAGIQFNAVVRTNVSAIRLYTSEGFRIIGSAPGAFEHPEHGRVDLLIMWRDLESSVS; translated from the coding sequence GTGGATTCGGCAGTGAGCATTCGGGATGCGCAGCAGGACGACTGGCCCGCCATTTGGCGGATCATCCGGGAGGTCGCTGCCGCCCAGGGGACGTTCGCGATGGATGCCGCGCCCGAGGAGCACAGCGCACGTTCCGACTGGATGACCAGGGCGCCGGGGCGCGTCGTGGTGGCGGTGGCGGACGACGTCGTCGTGGGCACCGCGAACATGTACGCGAACCGTCGGAACCAGGGATCCCACGTCGCATCCGGTTCGTTCATGGTGGCAACGGCGTCGCGCGGTCGAGGAGCCGGCCGCGCACTCGTGCGGGACATGATCCACTGGGCCGAGGAGCGGGGCTTCGCCGGCATCCAGTTCAACGCCGTCGTGCGGACGAACGTCTCGGCGATCCGGCTCTACACCTCAGAGGGCTTCCGCATCATCGGCTCCGCCCCTGGCGCCTTCGAGCATCCTGAGCACGGTCGCGTCGATCTGCTCATCATGTGGCGGGACCTCGAATCATCCGTGAGCTAG
- a CDS encoding fructosamine kinase family protein, which yields MPEVEWSPDFVPGDRTVRRRRSLTGGFASPVWLCDLDDGQQVVVKASSRDSAELFAAEAEGLEVLAELGGLRTPRVIAVGPRSIVLEALDLELPQTDEFWRSAGHHAARMHSSTSHDLFGWERDGWLGLLPQRNPWTSDGHRFFAENRVLRYLGEPRVEAALDAADRSGIERMCARLPELVPDTGACLTHGDMWRNNVIADSTGQPAFLDPAVSYTWAEIDVAHMLCSGGVPECFFDAYAEVRPLHGDWREHARILNLRQLLAMLASGIPIPSIVPTICELIRVYA from the coding sequence GTGCCCGAGGTCGAGTGGTCTCCCGACTTCGTGCCCGGAGACCGAACCGTACGGCGACGGCGCTCCCTCACGGGAGGGTTCGCGAGCCCGGTCTGGCTGTGCGACCTCGACGACGGTCAGCAGGTCGTCGTCAAGGCGTCATCGCGCGACAGTGCCGAGCTGTTCGCCGCGGAAGCCGAGGGCCTGGAGGTGCTCGCCGAACTCGGCGGTCTCAGGACACCGCGGGTGATCGCGGTCGGTCCGCGATCGATCGTGCTTGAGGCGCTCGATCTGGAGCTGCCGCAGACTGACGAATTCTGGCGCAGCGCGGGCCACCACGCCGCCCGCATGCACAGCTCCACGTCGCACGACCTCTTCGGATGGGAGCGCGATGGCTGGCTCGGCCTCCTCCCGCAGCGCAACCCGTGGACCTCGGACGGGCATCGCTTCTTCGCCGAGAATCGCGTACTGCGCTATCTCGGCGAACCGCGGGTCGAAGCCGCACTCGACGCTGCCGACCGCAGCGGCATCGAGCGGATGTGCGCGCGACTTCCCGAGTTGGTCCCCGACACGGGCGCCTGCCTCACCCATGGGGACATGTGGCGCAACAACGTGATCGCCGACAGCACGGGACAACCGGCGTTCCTCGATCCCGCCGTGAGCTACACGTGGGCCGAGATCGACGTCGCGCACATGCTCTGCTCAGGGGGCGTTCCCGAGTGCTTCTTCGACGCGTACGCCGAGGTGCGCCCGCTGCACGGCGACTGGCGTGAGCATGCACGCATCCTGAACCTCCGACAGCTGCTCGCGATGCTGGCCTCCGGCATCCCGATCCCGAGCATCGTCCCTACGATCTGCGAGCTCATCCGGGTGTACGCATGA
- a CDS encoding DUF402 domain-containing protein, protein MTGREHEASDGTATPGRTWARGDVVVLRNVKDADPGHHEPHVGYAHTARVIADGDLVVLYQPPKTLHMERSGERGGPRGRNMVRGGWDGSHSEREWRGDGVVYLHRPSEPWSVWRWVDADGVWSTHFYVNFERPWRRTRLGFDTDDWVLDLIVTGPEHDVTVKDADELEWCVAAGTISAEQAELARRSAEEMTEVAARGGWPFDADWSAWLPDARWSAEPLPTGWADIE, encoded by the coding sequence ATGACAGGACGGGAGCACGAGGCGTCCGACGGAACAGCGACCCCTGGGCGGACTTGGGCGCGCGGAGACGTCGTCGTGCTGCGCAATGTGAAGGATGCAGATCCCGGCCACCACGAACCCCACGTCGGCTACGCGCACACGGCGCGCGTCATCGCCGATGGCGACCTGGTCGTTCTGTACCAGCCGCCGAAGACTCTGCACATGGAGCGGAGCGGCGAGCGCGGCGGCCCGCGCGGACGCAACATGGTGCGCGGCGGATGGGACGGCTCTCACTCCGAGCGGGAGTGGCGCGGCGATGGTGTGGTCTACCTGCATCGGCCGTCGGAGCCCTGGTCGGTCTGGCGCTGGGTGGATGCCGACGGCGTCTGGTCGACTCACTTCTACGTCAACTTCGAGCGTCCTTGGCGCCGCACCCGGCTCGGCTTCGACACCGACGACTGGGTGCTCGACCTCATCGTCACCGGACCGGAGCACGACGTGACGGTGAAGGATGCCGACGAACTCGAGTGGTGCGTCGCCGCCGGTACGATCTCCGCCGAGCAGGCGGAGCTGGCGCGGCGCTCCGCGGAGGAGATGACCGAGGTCGCAGCACGCGGCGGCTGGCCCTTCGACGCCGACTGGTCGGCGTGGCTTCCGGATGCGAGGTGGAGCGCAGAGCCGCTGCCGACCGGCTGGGCGGACATCGAATGA
- a CDS encoding EamA family transporter: MTDGAATGAGSTTTHSRYAALVVAGLVFQEVGASVAVLLFPQVGALGMVFLRVLFSAVILLPIARPSLRGVRGTSWLTVIGFGLVLALMNGLFYLSLDRIPLGAAVTIEVLGPLVLSVVAARRAIAWLWAGLAAVGVALLGEGSFGDLDPIGVLLAAGAGAAWAGYILLSRQTGRRFAKLDGLALAMLIGAIAAAPFGIVSAGSALLRPEVLLLGAAVALLSSTIPYGLELLALRRLHPSAFAILLSLAPAIAALAGLALLHQTFTWVGVIAVVLVVSASIGAVWSARAHEPAPEAPDEMG; the protein is encoded by the coding sequence GTGACGGATGGCGCAGCGACCGGGGCGGGCAGCACCACCACCCACTCACGCTACGCGGCGCTCGTCGTCGCGGGGCTCGTGTTCCAGGAGGTCGGGGCGTCCGTCGCCGTGCTGCTCTTCCCGCAGGTGGGCGCGCTCGGCATGGTGTTCCTGCGCGTGCTGTTCTCGGCGGTGATCCTGCTGCCGATCGCGCGGCCGTCGCTGCGAGGCGTCCGCGGCACGTCGTGGCTGACGGTCATCGGATTCGGTCTCGTGCTGGCGCTGATGAACGGACTGTTCTATCTATCGCTTGACCGGATCCCGCTCGGCGCGGCCGTGACGATCGAGGTGCTAGGACCCCTCGTGCTGTCCGTCGTGGCCGCGCGCCGGGCGATCGCCTGGCTCTGGGCCGGCCTCGCGGCGGTAGGAGTCGCGCTGCTCGGCGAGGGCAGCTTCGGCGACCTCGACCCCATCGGCGTTCTGCTCGCGGCGGGCGCCGGCGCGGCCTGGGCGGGATACATCCTGCTGTCGCGGCAGACGGGTCGCCGGTTCGCGAAGCTCGACGGCCTGGCCCTGGCGATGCTCATCGGTGCCATCGCGGCCGCTCCTTTCGGGATCGTGTCGGCCGGATCCGCGCTGCTGCGCCCCGAGGTACTGCTGCTCGGTGCCGCTGTCGCGCTGCTGTCGTCGACCATCCCGTACGGGCTGGAGCTGCTGGCGCTGCGGAGGCTGCATCCCTCGGCGTTCGCCATTCTGCTCAGCCTCGCTCCTGCCATCGCGGCACTGGCGGGCCTCGCACTGCTGCACCAGACGTTCACCTGGGTGGGTGTGATCGCTGTCGTGCTCGTGGTCTCCGCGAGCATCGGTGCGGTCTGGTCGGCACGCGCCCATGAGCCGGCGCCGGAGGCGCCTGACGAAATGGGCTGA
- a CDS encoding DUF1772 domain-containing protein, producing MIPALAVITGTVVGLMAGVEFAVAFVFNPIMTALPIGPSIDARAHGGRMLGRAMPFWYFGSLIFAVLLAVFTWGTAAAASALVGAALLAVSVIMSITLLVPINNRSKTWTAQEHPADWREQFRRWDGLHYARVAVVVAGFVLVLVAGVVL from the coding sequence ATGATTCCCGCCCTCGCCGTCATCACCGGAACCGTCGTCGGCCTCATGGCCGGCGTGGAGTTCGCCGTGGCCTTCGTCTTCAACCCGATCATGACCGCGTTGCCCATCGGACCGTCGATCGACGCCCGTGCGCACGGCGGCAGGATGCTTGGCCGGGCGATGCCGTTCTGGTACTTCGGATCGCTCATCTTCGCGGTCCTCCTCGCCGTCTTCACGTGGGGCACGGCGGCTGCTGCTTCGGCGCTGGTCGGCGCTGCGCTGCTCGCCGTGAGCGTCATCATGTCCATCACGTTGCTGGTGCCGATCAACAACCGCAGCAAGACCTGGACCGCGCAGGAGCACCCGGCCGACTGGCGCGAGCAGTTCCGTCGCTGGGATGGCCTCCATTACGCACGCGTCGCTGTCGTCGTCGCCGGGTTCGTGCTGGTGCTGGTCGCCGGTGTCGTGCTGTGA
- a CDS encoding TetR/AcrR family transcriptional regulator translates to MADTTARQQRSDERRRSILDAARERADADGWSAVTTRHLADAIGYTQPVLYGHFPGGKNEIMLTVALEGFVEFTDHCRSAVGRKTGRRAVEAIATAYLEFATAHPAVYEAMFQLPIDTRFASDDTVSELRDAFDVLAQTLGDTGGAQTEVFWGALHGMGQLELAGRMRPEHRAQRIRELGARFGGTP, encoded by the coding sequence ATGGCCGACACCACGGCTCGTCAGCAGCGCAGCGACGAACGGCGGCGGAGCATTCTGGATGCAGCGCGAGAGCGAGCGGATGCCGACGGCTGGTCCGCTGTCACCACCCGGCATCTCGCCGATGCCATCGGCTACACGCAGCCGGTGCTGTACGGGCACTTCCCCGGCGGCAAGAACGAGATCATGCTGACCGTCGCACTCGAGGGATTCGTCGAGTTCACCGATCACTGCCGCTCCGCTGTTGGACGCAAAACCGGACGCCGTGCCGTCGAGGCCATCGCCACCGCCTATCTGGAGTTCGCGACGGCGCATCCTGCGGTGTACGAGGCAATGTTCCAGCTGCCGATCGACACCAGATTCGCCAGCGACGACACGGTCTCCGAGCTGCGCGACGCGTTCGATGTGCTCGCGCAGACGCTCGGCGATACCGGCGGCGCGCAGACCGAGGTGTTCTGGGGCGCCCTGCACGGAATGGGACAGCTGGAGCTCGCCGGCCGGATGCGGCCAGAGCACCGTGCCCAACGCATCCGCGAGCTCGGCGCCCGCTTCGGCGGCACGCCGTAG
- a CDS encoding SulP family inorganic anion transporter, with protein MRPLMGLAGRNVVRELLAGVTLLAIAVPLNIGYAQIAGLPATAGLYALIVPAAIYALTVSSRQLVASPDAAAAALVASSIGGLAAAGSDNYLTMALAQAIICGALFLITAVFRLGFLANFLSKPILVGFVGGLALDILISQIAKMLGVKINSGGEFVEKVGDLFAGIGSLNWWSVLISAVAIVVLMVGARIAKVVPWALIVLVLATIVVVTTGLESAGVSVLGKVDAGPPHFTWPILTWTQWLNLFPSAIALLFVTMAEGLLVARSYGERRGYATNPNQDLFAFGLANIASGATGGFTVGSSTSRTAAMDSSGSRTQLPSLVAAVGTLLLVIFGTALLADIPSPAIGAIVGVAVLPLLGIRDFVAMWKQDRFEFIIGAVCFLVTLFVGAIAGIAVSFVLALVNLVSRASRPAIDVLEADDNPDHSLLDSAPSGHETAPGVIVIRLAAPLFFANSTVFADAVKRAVQASVNPPVHDVVIDLESVTDIDVTAAETMEALKTWLKDHDVTLGYSRARLPLVKRMRDIGIVDDEKFYDTNREALAKLGDPARAR; from the coding sequence ATGCGACCGCTGATGGGACTCGCCGGGCGCAACGTGGTGCGGGAACTCCTCGCCGGCGTCACCCTCCTCGCCATCGCCGTGCCGCTCAACATCGGCTACGCCCAGATCGCCGGCCTTCCGGCCACCGCCGGCCTCTACGCGCTCATCGTCCCCGCCGCCATCTATGCACTGACCGTCTCGTCGCGCCAGCTCGTCGCGTCGCCGGATGCCGCAGCCGCTGCCCTGGTGGCATCGTCGATCGGCGGGCTCGCGGCTGCCGGCAGCGACAACTACCTCACGATGGCCCTCGCCCAGGCGATCATCTGCGGTGCACTATTTCTCATCACGGCCGTCTTCCGCCTCGGATTCCTCGCCAACTTCCTGTCGAAACCGATACTCGTCGGATTCGTCGGAGGCCTTGCGCTGGACATCCTGATCAGCCAGATCGCGAAGATGCTCGGCGTCAAGATCAACTCCGGGGGCGAATTCGTCGAAAAGGTCGGCGACCTGTTCGCGGGCATCGGATCGCTCAACTGGTGGTCCGTGCTCATCTCCGCGGTCGCCATCGTGGTGCTGATGGTCGGGGCGCGCATCGCGAAGGTCGTGCCGTGGGCTCTGATCGTGCTCGTGCTGGCCACCATCGTGGTCGTGACGACGGGCCTGGAGTCGGCGGGCGTCTCGGTGCTCGGCAAGGTCGACGCCGGACCGCCGCACTTCACGTGGCCGATCCTCACCTGGACTCAGTGGCTCAACCTCTTCCCGTCGGCGATAGCTCTGCTGTTCGTGACCATGGCCGAGGGCCTGCTCGTGGCGCGCAGCTACGGAGAACGACGCGGGTACGCCACGAATCCGAACCAGGATCTGTTCGCCTTCGGACTCGCGAACATCGCCTCTGGCGCAACGGGCGGGTTCACCGTGGGATCGTCCACCTCGCGCACCGCCGCCATGGACTCCTCCGGCTCCCGCACGCAGCTCCCCAGCCTCGTCGCTGCCGTTGGCACGCTCCTCCTGGTGATCTTCGGCACGGCACTGCTCGCGGACATCCCGTCCCCGGCGATCGGCGCCATCGTGGGAGTCGCTGTGCTGCCGCTGCTCGGCATCCGCGACTTCGTCGCCATGTGGAAGCAAGACCGGTTCGAGTTCATCATCGGGGCCGTCTGCTTTCTCGTGACCCTCTTCGTCGGCGCGATCGCGGGCATCGCCGTGTCGTTCGTGCTGGCTCTCGTCAACCTGGTGAGCAGGGCGTCGCGACCGGCGATCGACGTTCTCGAAGCGGATGACAACCCCGACCACTCACTGCTCGACAGCGCTCCGAGCGGGCACGAGACCGCGCCGGGTGTCATCGTGATCCGGCTCGCCGCGCCGCTGTTCTTCGCCAACAGCACGGTCTTCGCGGATGCCGTCAAGCGCGCCGTACAGGCGTCCGTCAACCCGCCGGTGCACGACGTGGTGATCGATCTGGAATCCGTGACCGACATCGACGTCACGGCGGCCGAGACCATGGAGGCGCTGAAGACGTGGCTGAAGGACCACGACGTCACGCTCGGATACAGCCGCGCCCGGCTCCCGCTTGTGAAACGGATGCGCGACATCGGCATCGTCGACGACGAGAAGTTCTACGACACGAACCGCGAGGCGCTCGCGAAGCTGGGCGACCCCGCCAGAGCCCGCTGA
- a CDS encoding UBP-type zinc finger domain-containing protein, with amino-acid sequence MAENAGIDPAVPPSGTGCVDCDAAGGWWFHLRRCAECGHIGCCDSSPAQHATAHFRETGHRFMQSFEPGEDWYWDYVTESMASGPVLAAPSNRPESQPAPGPEGRVPADWQELLHR; translated from the coding sequence ATGGCCGAGAATGCGGGCATCGACCCGGCAGTGCCGCCGAGCGGCACAGGATGCGTGGACTGCGACGCAGCAGGCGGCTGGTGGTTCCACCTCCGGCGCTGCGCAGAGTGCGGTCACATCGGATGCTGCGACTCCTCGCCCGCGCAGCACGCGACAGCTCACTTCCGCGAGACGGGCCACCGCTTCATGCAGAGCTTCGAGCCGGGCGAGGACTGGTATTGGGATTACGTGACCGAGTCGATGGCATCCGGTCCGGTGCTCGCGGCGCCGTCGAACCGGCCGGAATCGCAACCCGCTCCCGGTCCGGAGGGCCGCGTTCCCGCGGACTGGCAGGAACTGCTGCACCGGTGA
- a CDS encoding uracil-DNA glycosylase, protein MTANMAAEHRRSELTPFLAALDALAADVPDDAEFLYDPSTPRGALRRGNLLHYLALMAEIRPKVLLLAEAPGYRGMTVSGVPFTSVRQLTTRPGLITGRAEGDGFEVPEHPDATWESSSGIVWRALQSWRGPLPLLWGVYPNHPFVPGDRLTNRAPRPAEVRAGAPVALALAEAFGIGLIAAVGRKAQGAMASAGVDAPALRHPAQGGATIFTQQVHDLNERMLTS, encoded by the coding sequence GTGACCGCGAATATGGCCGCCGAACACCGACGCTCGGAGCTCACGCCGTTTCTCGCTGCGCTCGACGCCCTGGCCGCCGACGTACCGGACGACGCCGAGTTCCTGTACGACCCTTCGACGCCGCGGGGTGCACTGCGCCGCGGCAATCTGCTGCACTATCTCGCGCTGATGGCGGAGATCCGCCCGAAGGTGCTGCTGCTCGCCGAGGCGCCCGGATACCGCGGGATGACGGTCAGCGGCGTGCCGTTCACCAGCGTGCGCCAGCTGACGACTCGTCCCGGACTCATCACCGGCCGGGCTGAGGGGGACGGGTTCGAGGTACCGGAGCATCCGGATGCAACGTGGGAGTCCTCCTCCGGCATCGTGTGGCGGGCGTTGCAGTCGTGGCGCGGACCCCTGCCGCTGCTCTGGGGGGTCTACCCGAATCATCCGTTCGTGCCCGGCGACCGCCTCACGAACCGGGCACCGCGGCCCGCGGAGGTGCGAGCCGGCGCCCCTGTCGCGCTGGCCCTGGCGGAGGCGTTCGGCATCGGTCTCATCGCCGCCGTCGGCCGCAAGGCTCAGGGCGCCATGGCGAGCGCCGGAGTCGATGCGCCTGCGTTACGCCACCCTGCACAGGGTGGAGCGACGATCTTCACGCAGCAGGTGCACGACCTCAACGAGCGGATGCTCACGTCCTGA
- a CDS encoding YchJ family protein — translation MNDSDPCPCGSGSTYAQCCAPLHRGVATAGTAERLMRSRYSAFAVGDAAYLRATWHPSTRPRDLELDPEVEWRRLVIVDTAAGGEADDSGEVEFRAFWRTLPAPGRARDGGVLHERSRFIRERGRWYYVDGDIA, via the coding sequence ATGAACGACTCGGATCCGTGCCCGTGCGGAAGCGGATCGACCTACGCCCAATGCTGCGCGCCACTGCACCGCGGTGTCGCGACGGCCGGCACGGCCGAACGGCTCATGCGATCGCGGTACTCGGCGTTCGCGGTGGGTGACGCTGCATATCTGCGTGCGACGTGGCATCCGTCGACGCGGCCGCGCGACCTCGAGCTGGACCCGGAGGTCGAGTGGCGGCGTCTGGTGATCGTCGACACGGCCGCGGGCGGCGAGGCCGATGACTCGGGTGAGGTCGAGTTCCGCGCATTCTGGCGCACACTGCCGGCACCCGGCAGGGCGCGGGACGGCGGCGTGCTGCACGAGCGCAGCCGTTTCATCCGAGAACGCGGCCGCTGGTATTACGTCGACGGTGACATCGCCTGA
- a CDS encoding PadR family transcriptional regulator — protein MRDVYISGDEHRRHHAPGGHPGRDNAQWGCGPRRFHHDDEHGAQHHGAGRDEGHGEDPRGQHGHGQHEHGEGGPGFEGYGPRGFGGYGRRGFGPSFDPRAFDPAALAAFGPRGRKRASRGDIRAAILSLLADGPKNGYALIKAIAEKTDGLWKPSPGSVYPTLQQLVDEELVEATGDGRRTDYELTDAGKAYIAEHRSELDAAWQATPGRSAQDAALHESIGKLMGVVHQFRFAATDEQRKQAADKIDELRKALYLILAE, from the coding sequence ATGAGAGACGTCTACATTTCGGGCGACGAGCATCGTCGCCATCACGCACCCGGCGGCCACCCCGGCCGCGACAACGCGCAGTGGGGCTGCGGCCCTCGGCGCTTCCACCACGACGACGAGCACGGTGCGCAGCACCACGGCGCCGGTCGTGACGAGGGCCACGGCGAGGATCCGCGCGGCCAGCACGGGCACGGCCAGCACGAGCACGGCGAAGGCGGCCCCGGCTTCGAGGGTTACGGTCCTCGTGGCTTCGGCGGCTACGGTCGTCGCGGATTCGGACCGAGCTTCGATCCGCGCGCATTCGACCCGGCGGCACTGGCCGCCTTCGGGCCGCGCGGACGCAAGCGGGCATCGCGCGGCGACATCCGTGCCGCCATCCTCAGCCTGCTCGCCGACGGTCCGAAGAACGGCTATGCGCTGATCAAGGCCATCGCCGAGAAGACGGATGGACTGTGGAAGCCGAGCCCCGGCTCGGTGTACCCGACGCTTCAGCAGCTGGTCGACGAGGAACTCGTCGAGGCGACCGGAGACGGCCGCCGCACCGACTACGAGCTGACGGATGCCGGCAAGGCCTACATCGCGGAGCACCGGTCGGAGCTCGATGCGGCCTGGCAGGCCACTCCCGGCCGAAGCGCCCAGGATGCCGCCCTGCACGAATCCATCGGCAAGCTGATGGGCGTCGTGCACCAATTCCGTTTCGCGGCGACGGACGAGCAGCGCAAGCAGGCCGCCGACAAGATCGACGAGCTGCGCAAGGCGCTGTACCTGATCCTCGCGGAGTAG
- a CDS encoding ASCH domain-containing protein — translation MLYPPEQRVLDAAIRQAQALVGDPDHTVAAAAMDTAGGIYTAFNDHHFTGGPCAELVVLGVAAAAGAGPLTTMVAVGDKGRGVVSPCGRCWQVMLDQQPGCAVIVPTPDGPGLVNIRHLLPYSYGWPEAAPQRFIRFNPRYYDAVLSGRKTATTRFDDPCFPGPAWLVFEFDEGYKRLRGVVESVETKRFDEITDADARLEGGAIAEDLRTGLLGHYPGIRDEDSVDVVRFKLDPVQP, via the coding sequence GTGTTGTATCCCCCAGAACAGCGCGTCCTCGACGCCGCGATCCGTCAGGCCCAGGCTCTCGTAGGAGATCCGGATCACACCGTTGCCGCCGCCGCGATGGACACCGCCGGCGGCATCTACACCGCCTTCAACGATCATCACTTCACGGGCGGGCCGTGCGCCGAGCTGGTCGTCCTCGGCGTCGCCGCCGCAGCCGGCGCAGGGCCGCTGACCACCATGGTGGCGGTCGGTGACAAGGGCCGTGGGGTCGTCTCGCCGTGCGGACGTTGCTGGCAGGTGATGCTCGACCAGCAGCCGGGCTGCGCCGTGATCGTGCCGACGCCGGATGGCCCCGGCCTCGTGAACATCCGGCACCTCCTGCCGTATTCGTACGGCTGGCCGGAGGCGGCACCACAGCGCTTCATCCGGTTCAACCCGCGCTACTACGACGCCGTGCTCAGCGGTCGGAAGACGGCGACGACGCGATTCGACGATCCGTGCTTTCCTGGCCCCGCCTGGCTGGTGTTCGAGTTCGACGAAGGGTACAAGCGGTTGCGCGGAGTCGTGGAATCCGTGGAGACCAAGCGGTTCGACGAGATCACGGATGCGGATGCCCGGCTCGAGGGCGGTGCGATCGCCGAGGACCTGCGCACCGGTCTGCTGGGGCACTACCCGGGCATCCGCGACGAGGATTCCGTCGACGTCGTGCGCTTCAAGCTGGACCCGGTGCAGCCGTAG
- a CDS encoding VOC family protein, giving the protein MTISQSIAPANGQHTTNGMPHGSTSITPHIVVRNAAAALDFYRDVFGARVLDVTRFPGGDGVAHAILDFGTGMLTLSDPMESYGLVAPDEPERHDYSLALYVPNCDDVTDAAAAAGATVREPVATFVTGDRYSSLLDPFGVRWSVMTRVEDLSFEESADRVAQWASSQAAEAEGE; this is encoded by the coding sequence ATGACCATCAGCCAGTCGATCGCCCCCGCCAATGGACAGCACACCACGAACGGCATGCCGCACGGTTCCACCTCGATCACTCCGCACATCGTGGTGCGGAACGCCGCAGCGGCACTCGACTTCTATCGCGATGTCTTCGGCGCCAGAGTCCTCGATGTGACCCGATTCCCCGGCGGAGACGGCGTCGCCCACGCGATCCTCGACTTCGGCACGGGAATGCTCACCCTGAGCGACCCGATGGAGTCGTACGGGCTCGTCGCTCCCGACGAGCCGGAACGTCACGACTACTCGCTGGCCCTGTATGTTCCGAACTGCGACGACGTGACGGATGCCGCCGCAGCAGCAGGCGCGACAGTGCGCGAGCCCGTTGCTACCTTCGTGACGGGTGACAGATACTCGTCGCTGCTGGATCCGTTCGGCGTGCGCTGGTCGGTGATGACCAGGGTGGAGGACCTCTCGTTCGAGGAGAGCGCGGACCGTGTCGCCCAGTGGGCATCGTCGCAGGCTGCCGAGGCCGAGGGCGAATGA
- a CDS encoding helix-turn-helix domain-containing protein, translating to MTDAAPQSRGHLNPGDPRVVFDRFVLGAHLRDVVRHVWVVRWDAPDGTELAQRVLTYPAFNAVFEAGGTSSGDAEARLYPPTGRVDVRRLSGTGWGVGILLRPCAAHLMLTGGDTRIDVHGVPREGLLLEDAPVAAVSDVLLRAGELPEGLGLDGREQLGDILRSWLTPHARRVDDRDRLVNEACRIAEEDASVQRASELASRLGLAPRTLERLMRDYLGLGPKWLIECRRMQEAATTLYAHPETDLSTLAADLGYADYAHFSRRYRSVLGETPNRTRAAASADLQ from the coding sequence ATGACGGATGCCGCACCGCAGTCCCGCGGACACCTCAACCCCGGGGACCCCCGCGTGGTCTTCGACCGCTTCGTGCTCGGCGCGCACCTTCGCGATGTGGTGCGCCACGTGTGGGTCGTGCGCTGGGATGCACCGGACGGTACGGAACTCGCGCAACGGGTGCTGACGTATCCGGCGTTCAACGCGGTGTTCGAAGCCGGCGGAACGTCGTCCGGCGACGCGGAGGCGAGACTGTATCCGCCGACCGGCCGGGTGGATGTGCGACGCCTGTCGGGAACGGGATGGGGGGTCGGCATCCTGCTGCGGCCGTGCGCGGCACACCTCATGCTGACCGGCGGAGACACACGGATCGACGTGCACGGCGTTCCTCGCGAGGGCCTGCTGCTGGAGGACGCCCCCGTCGCCGCGGTCAGCGACGTGCTCCTGCGCGCGGGCGAGCTGCCTGAGGGGCTCGGGCTTGACGGGCGGGAGCAACTGGGTGACATCCTCCGGAGCTGGCTCACGCCGCACGCCCGACGAGTCGACGATCGCGATCGCCTCGTCAACGAGGCATGCCGGATCGCCGAGGAGGATGCGTCGGTGCAGCGGGCGTCGGAGCTGGCCTCCCGGCTCGGGCTCGCTCCGCGCACGCTCGAGCGTCTGATGCGCGACTATCTGGGCCTCGGCCCGAAATGGCTGATCGAATGCCGACGAATGCAGGAAGCCGCGACCACGTTGTACGCGCATCCGGAGACGGACCTCAGCACGCTGGCGGCCGACCTCGGCTACGCGGACTATGCCCACTTCTCGCGGCGCTACCGCTCCGTGCTGGGCGAGACGCCGAACCGGACGAGGGCCGCCGCATCCGCCGATCTGCAGTGA